TCCGCTGTCTGTGCTGTCTGCATACGCCTTGACCCCCCGGAGCTTGCTGAAGAACATCATGCCACCAAGTGTGCCGTTCAGGAAGCACTGCGGCTTCTACCTCAGCGCAAGACTTCCGGTAGCGGCGCGAGCAGCGAAGCCAGATCGTCGGGGCCGAAACGGAGCTTTTCTTTTTGCGTTTTCTCCAGCACGCCGGCGGCGAGAATGGCCTTTTTCTCCTGCAGGGCCAGGATTTTTTCTTCAATGCTCCCGGCAACGATCAGCTTGTAAACAAAAACCTGACGTTTCTGGCCGATGCGGTGAGCGCGATCAGTGGCCTGATTTTCGGCGGCGGGGTTCCACCACGGGTCATAGTGAATCACGGTGTCCGCTGCCGTGAGGTTGAGACCGACGCCGCCCGCCTTGAGGCTGATCAGAAAGAGTGGCACTTCACCGCGCTGAAAGCGGTCGATGGGCGTCTTGCGATCCTGGGTGCTGCCAGTGAGCAGCACGTAAGGGATATGCATCTTGTCGAGGCCTGCACTGATCAGGGCGAGCATCTCGGTGAATTGCGAAAACAGCAGAATCTGGCGACCTTCCGCCAGCAACTCCGGAATCATCCCCATGAGCAGGGCGAGCTTGGCGCTGTCCTGTACCTTTCGCGCCTTTTCACTCTTGAGCAGGCGCGGGTCACAGCAGACTTGGCGGAGTTTGAGCATCGCGTCCAGGATGACGATCTGGCTGCGCTGAAAACCCTTGGCGGCGATTTCCTGGCGGATCCGTTCGTCCATGGCGCTGCGTACCGTCTCATAAAGATCGCGCTGCGCCCCTTCGATATCCATGGGGCGGATAATGATGGTCTTCTCGGGGAGTTCCTTGGCGACATCCTCCTTGCGCCGACGCAGAATGAAGGGGCGCACCCGACGGGCCAATAAATCCAGACGCTCAGCATCTCCGTGGCGCTCGATGGGGCCGCGCCAGACCCGTTGGAAACTGCGCCGGTCGCCGAGAAAGCCCGGCAGAAAGAAGTCGAATTGTGCCCAGAGTTCGCCGAGATGATTTTCAAGGGGGGTGCCAGTGAGGGCAAGCCGATGCCGGGTTGGAATCTCACGGATGGCTTCGGCGGCGCGGCCCTGCGCGTTCTTGACCATCTGTGCCTCATCGAGAATCAGCAAATGAAAGTGCTGATTTCTGAGCGTTTCGACGTCCCGCCAGATCAGCGGGTAGGTAGTGAGAATCAGGTCATTGTCAGGTATCTGGGCGAAACGGCTGCTGCGCTCTTTGCCGTGCAGGGAGAGCACTCGCAGGTCAGGAGTGAAGCGTGCCGCCTCTTCCCGCCAGTTGTGAATCAGTGAAGTGGGCATGACGATCAGGGCGGGATCCGTCAGGCGGCCACTTTCTTTTTCCAGCAGCAGATGGGCGAGGGTCTGGGCGGTTTTGCCGAGACCCATATCGTCCGCGAGAATGCCGCCCAAATGATGCTCGCGCAGGAATTGCAGCCAGGCAAGCCCGTCCTGTTGATAGGCGCGCAGGGGGAGGGCAAAACCTGTGGGCAGTGGGAC
This sequence is a window from Acidithiobacillus ferridurans. Protein-coding genes within it:
- a CDS encoding DEAD/DEAH box helicase, with amino-acid sequence MAGPRCRHRGGRQAAGAAPLLGTLFARDSRWLNPGGLGTIPDDEYIHLHTPAGVPIQTTADRLKPLVGTLIDLFSLDAGGPLRMSAFDAPRLARLVDDSQWRSEGMDAVRALARSLPQNGEIPPVPLPTGFALPLRAYQQDGLAWLQFLREHHLGGILADDMGLGKTAQTLAHLLLEKESGRLTDPALIVMPTSLIHNWREEAARFTPDLRVLSLHGKERSSRFAQIPDNDLILTTYPLIWRDVETLRNQHFHLLILDEAQMVKNAQGRAAEAIREIPTRHRLALTGTPLENHLGELWAQFDFFLPGFLGDRRSFQRVWRGPIERHGDAERLDLLARRVRPFILRRRKEDVAKELPEKTIIIRPMDIEGAQRDLYETVRSAMDERIRQEIAAKGFQRSQIVILDAMLKLRQVCCDPRLLKSEKARKVQDSAKLALLMGMIPELLAEGRQILLFSQFTEMLALISAGLDKMHIPYVLLTGSTQDRKTPIDRFQRGEVPLFLISLKAGGVGLNLTAADTVIHYDPWWNPAAENQATDRAHRIGQKRQVFVYKLIVAGSIEEKILALQEKKAILAAGVLEKTQKEKLRFGPDDLASLLAPLPEVLR